A genomic stretch from Aedes albopictus strain Foshan chromosome 2, AalbF5, whole genome shotgun sequence includes:
- the LOC134286982 gene encoding uncharacterized protein LOC134286982, whose protein sequence is MKHLRKGLPLSAKSQIKSLFPFIDGDGTLRVGGRLQNSELAFNLKHPVILPKSHRYTHLLISMLHQQNLHAGPTLLIATLNQFYWVVGCQSVVRSVVNSCVRCARWKAKTASQLMGSLPAVRTTSGRAFENVGVDYAGPVIIKASLLRSIKTVKSYIAVFVCLATKAVHLEAATDLSANTFIAALKRFCARRGLPNQLWSDNGTNFVGADRQLKELLASATFNSEVNQHLNNLGIQWNFITPSAPHMGGIWEGAVKSMKKHLRVVLGTAVLNFEELSTLLTQIEACLNSRPLCALSSSVDSCEALTPGHFIIGQPLNLVPEPGVSDVPTNRLDRYRQLRKMTEDFWERFRTEYIATLQPRTKWQKIGDNLRIGDLVLVKNDNTPPAHWELARVVATHPDRSGIVRNVSLQRGETIYHRPIHKLVVLPTD, encoded by the coding sequence ATGAAGCATCTTCGAAAGGGTCTACCACTTTCAGCAAAGAGCCAAATCAAGTCGCTTTTCCCGTTCATCGATGGGGATGGAACATTGCGTGTCGGGGGAAGGCTGCAAAACTCGGAGCTAGCATTCAACTTGAAGCATCCGGTTATTCTTCCCAAGTCACATCGTTACACACACTTGTTGATATCGATGTTGCACCAACAAAATCTGCACGCTGGTCCTACTTTGCTCATCGCGACGCTGAACCAATTCTACTGGGTGGTCGGCTGCCAATCAGTGGTGCGGTCGGTGGTAAACAGCTGCGTACGCTGTGCACGCTGGAAGGCCAAAACAGCAAGTCAACTGATGGGGAGTTTGCCTGCGGTGCGAACTACTAGCGGCCGTGCTTTCGAAAACGTCGGCGTCGATTATGCTGGACCTGTCATAATAAAGGCCAGCCTACTGCGATCCATTAAAACCGTGAAGAGCTACATAGCAGTTTTTGTATGCCTCGCAACAAAAGCTGTTCATTTGGAGGCTGCCACAGATTTATCAGCGAACACGTTCATCGCAGCTTTGAAACGTTTCTGTGCCCGACGTGGTTTGCCCAATCAACTGTGGTCAGATAATGGCACGAATTTTGTTGGCGCCGATCGCCAACTCAAGGAACTTCTGGCTTCAGCAACGTTCAACTCCGAAGTGAATCAGCATCTGAACAATTTGGGAATACAGTGGAACTTTATTACGCCGTCCGCCCCCCACATGGGCGGTATTTGGGAAGGAGCAGTAAAAAGCATGAAGAAACACCTGCGCGTCGTGTTGGGAACCGCCGTGTTGAACTTCGAGGAACTGTCAACTCTATTGACGCAGATTGAAGCATGCTTGAATTCACGGCCGCTGTGTGCCCTTTCCAGCTCCGTGGATTCGTGTGAAGCCTTAACACCAGGACACTTTATCATCGGACAGCCACTGAACCTGGTGCCAGAACCAGGTGTATCCGATGTACCAACGAATCGCCTCGACAGATATCGTCAGCTACGGAAGATGACCGAAGACTTTTGGGAACGCTTCAGGACCGAGTATATTGCAACGCTTCAACCCAGGACAAAATGGCAGAAGATCGGAGATAACCTGAGGATTGGAGATCTTGTTCTGGTTAAGAATGATAATACGCCACCGGCCCACTGGGAACTTGCTCGGGTGGTAGCTACTCATCCGGATCGGAGCGGAATCGTTCGGAACGTTAGCCTGCAGCGAGGCGAAACCATCTATCATAGACCCATCCATAAGCTGGTAGTTCTTCCTACTGATTGA